TTACCTGCTGCATAGAAAATCCATCAAACCCCTACAAATACAAAACAAATAGACGACCAGTCTAATAATTTAAGGTGAAGATATGAAAATCTTCTATGAAGCAAAACAAGATGCAGACAACGGACGCTCCGGCATTCCACCATTGAGCGACGAAGCTGCAAAAATCCGAGTAACGCCTCCTGGTGTAGAAGGTCCTGGCATTACGCCTGAAGAATTGTTCGCGGTTGGGTATGCATCCTGCTTTGAACATTCTTTGAAGATGGTTTCCGGCCACAAGGAATTTCCGCTTGATGCTTTAGAAGTTCGAGCTGAAGGCAACG
The sequence above is drawn from the Pseudovibrio sp. Tun.PSC04-5.I4 genome and encodes:
- a CDS encoding Ohr family peroxiredoxin is translated as MKIFYEAKQDADNGRSGIPPLSDEAAKIRVTPPGVEGPGITPEELFAVGYASCFEHSLKMVSGHKEFPLDALEVRAEGNVIEKSEGGYVLDIDLHLEFSGLTREQADDVINTAHNLCPYSNAICGNVDVRVYTKLNS